A single window of Ferrimonas balearica DSM 9799 DNA harbors:
- a CDS encoding flagellar hook-length control protein FliK, with protein sequence MRIFPSTPSANASDSLMAQPGEGQRDASADGFGLLMPLAGPASQAPVAHQSGLPLQRGTAQLAQGVTQDAAAVSARTPVDPNGPQSPSLLSTPASFSQAPGGVGQPATVTPMVPLAVEPGRADSRVSGGASPAAQLGASVTDAVASLTHQAKGQSPSALPIDSLATSSSQLRLGNTELLAAMRQLTAAEAPGLAAQASDGRHSEAQATLNAVAQASAQTQSSSAARALPQWGPVTLPAEPQHWAREMLTPLRDQLRFQFEQQIKSAELRLDPPDLGRIELNVRLEGERLIVQLNAANPTVREALQSGAERLRDELGQSHGGQVDVDVGQEGEGRQQRDSSASSPLHLASSIHPASVASGPADDRNHHQIDALA encoded by the coding sequence GTGCGGATCTTCCCCTCAACCCCCAGCGCGAATGCGTCCGACAGCCTGATGGCCCAACCGGGTGAAGGCCAGCGCGACGCCAGCGCCGATGGCTTCGGCTTGCTGATGCCGTTGGCGGGCCCGGCGTCTCAGGCCCCGGTTGCCCACCAGAGCGGCCTGCCACTTCAGCGCGGTACGGCCCAGCTGGCCCAAGGGGTGACCCAAGACGCTGCGGCCGTGTCGGCACGGACTCCGGTCGACCCGAACGGCCCACAGTCGCCCTCGTTGCTCAGCACCCCGGCGAGCTTCAGTCAGGCGCCGGGCGGCGTTGGCCAACCGGCCACGGTGACCCCGATGGTGCCGTTAGCGGTGGAACCGGGCCGGGCTGACAGCCGGGTGAGTGGTGGGGCCAGCCCGGCCGCTCAGTTGGGCGCCAGCGTTACCGACGCCGTGGCCAGCCTGACCCATCAGGCTAAGGGTCAAAGCCCTTCAGCACTGCCCATTGACAGCCTGGCGACCTCCTCAAGCCAACTGCGACTGGGCAACACCGAGCTGCTGGCAGCGATGCGTCAGTTGACGGCCGCCGAAGCGCCCGGTCTGGCGGCGCAGGCCAGTGACGGTCGACACAGCGAAGCCCAGGCAACGCTGAATGCCGTGGCACAGGCCAGTGCGCAGACACAAAGCAGCAGCGCCGCCCGTGCGTTGCCCCAATGGGGGCCGGTGACCCTGCCGGCGGAACCTCAGCACTGGGCCCGCGAGATGCTGACGCCCCTGCGTGACCAGCTGCGGTTCCAGTTTGAACAACAGATCAAGAGTGCCGAGCTGCGCCTCGACCCACCGGACCTGGGCCGCATTGAACTCAATGTCCGGCTAGAGGGCGAGCGCCTTATCGTGCAACTCAATGCGGCCAACCCAACCGTTCGTGAAGCGCTGCAAAGCGGCGCCGAGCGGTTGCGTGACGAGCTGGGCCAAAGCCACGGCGGCCAGGTGGACGTCGATGTGGGTCAGGAAGGGGAGGGCCGTCAGCAGCGCGATTCCAGCGCCAGCAGCCCCCTGCATCTGGCCAGCTCGATTCACCCCGCCAGCGTGGCTTCTGGCCCGGCGGACGACCGTAACCACCATCAGATTGATGCCCTGGCCTAG
- a CDS encoding flagellar basal body-associated FliL family protein, protein MHSQGSNRKQLTRSLVILAAVAGGSYWAGTQTAQWWQQDDQRTAMTPAAHFHKLDRFVISIPGEQYQHYVQLELAIKSESAEFSDVLTQAEPLVRNGLMHLFSKKHYEELSQLQDLNGLQNEVKVLLADTLQRNGYPNQIDEVLFTRLVVQ, encoded by the coding sequence ATGCATTCCCAAGGGAGCAATCGCAAACAATTGACCCGCAGCCTGGTGATACTGGCTGCTGTTGCGGGCGGCAGCTACTGGGCTGGCACTCAAACCGCCCAATGGTGGCAGCAGGACGATCAGCGCACCGCCATGACCCCAGCGGCGCACTTCCACAAGCTGGACCGCTTCGTCATCAGTATTCCCGGTGAGCAGTACCAGCACTATGTCCAGCTTGAGCTGGCCATTAAGAGTGAATCCGCAGAGTTCAGCGACGTGCTGACCCAAGCGGAGCCGCTGGTGCGCAACGGGCTGATGCATCTGTTTTCCAAGAAACACTACGAAGAGCTGAGCCAGCTGCAGGACCTCAATGGCCTGCAGAACGAGGTCAAGGTGTTGCTGGCCGACACCCTGCAACGCAACGGCTACCCCAATCAGATCGACGAAGTGCTGTTTACCCGACTCGTGGTGCAATAA
- the fliS gene encoding flagellar export chaperone FliS gives MLSDQSPFDAYKHTNVNARAAAANQHELVRMLLEGLLEELARAEGHLHAKRVAAKGASIGKCLDIVHGLDSALDLEQGGEIAQNLHRLYDYCSQQLFQASLKNDASLLVPVVKVISDVRDGWQNLN, from the coding sequence ATGTTAAGCGACCAAAGCCCCTTTGACGCCTATAAGCACACCAACGTGAACGCCCGTGCTGCCGCCGCCAACCAACATGAGTTGGTGCGGATGCTGCTGGAGGGCCTGCTGGAAGAGTTGGCCCGTGCCGAAGGCCATCTTCATGCCAAGCGCGTGGCGGCTAAGGGCGCCAGCATTGGCAAGTGCCTGGACATCGTCCACGGCCTCGACAGCGCGCTGGATCTGGAGCAGGGCGGTGAGATTGCGCAGAACCTGCACCGTCTCTACGACTACTGCAGTCAGCAACTGTTTCAGGCCAGCCTGAAGAACGATGCCAGCCTGCTGGTTCCTGTAGTAAAGGTGATCAGCGATGTCCGTGACGGCTGGCAAAACCTCAACTGA
- a CDS encoding flagellin — translation MLSIQTNYNSLVAQNNLGKSNSAMGTAMERLSTGFRINSAKDDAAGLQIANRMEANSRGMSVAMRNGQDAIGMMQIAEGGLDEITNIALRMKDLATQSANGTNSAADKDALDAEFQELTAEVTRIMGTTEFNGNNVFTAFTGGVTFQIGGSTNANDKLTVTADTTDITTALAGLDIGDGGDTDAAIDGVVAAIDAVNAHRSTLGANINRVEHTINNLSSVVENTEAAKGRIMDTDFAVETANMTKNQLLVQAGTNILAQSNQMGGLVMGLL, via the coding sequence ATGCTGTCTATTCAAACTAACTACAACTCTCTGGTAGCCCAAAACAACCTGGGTAAATCCAACTCTGCAATGGGCACCGCGATGGAGCGTCTGTCTACCGGTTTCCGCATCAACTCCGCTAAGGATGATGCTGCTGGCCTGCAGATTGCGAACCGCATGGAAGCGAACTCCCGTGGTATGTCCGTTGCAATGCGTAACGGCCAGGACGCCATCGGTATGATGCAGATCGCTGAAGGTGGTCTGGACGAAATCACCAACATCGCCCTGCGCATGAAAGATCTGGCCACTCAGTCTGCTAACGGCACCAACAGCGCCGCTGACAAAGACGCTCTGGACGCCGAATTCCAGGAGCTGACCGCTGAAGTTACCCGTATCATGGGCACCACTGAGTTCAACGGTAACAACGTATTTACCGCGTTCACCGGTGGCGTAACCTTCCAGATTGGCGGTTCTACCAACGCCAACGACAAGCTGACCGTCACCGCTGACACCACTGACATCACCACTGCTCTGGCTGGTCTGGACATTGGCGACGGTGGCGATACCGATGCGGCCATTGACGGTGTTGTTGCTGCCATCGACGCAGTAAACGCCCACCGCTCCACCCTGGGTGCCAACATCAACCGTGTTGAACACACCATCAACAACCTGTCCAGCGTTGTGGAAAACACCGAAGCGGCCAAAGGCCGTATCATGGATACCGACTTCGCGGTAGAAACCGCCAACATGACCAAGAACCAGCTGCTGGTTCAGGCCGGTACCAACATCCTGGCCCAGTCCAACCAGATGGGCGGCCTGGTAATGGGTCTGCTGTAA
- the fliD gene encoding flagellar filament capping protein FliD, translated as MISSGINPADMAYQLMLAERTPKDQLFAVQKAQYEAQLAAYKAIETKLNSFSDSMSAITDDAFSKKGVTVSDEEMANITAGSDAASGDYAFYVKQLASAHQLSWEFDSIDGPLPAGEISLSVGGETMTLNMADYADLNEVRDAINNSDLNPGVQASLVQSGDKVHLVLTGAETGEGNAISVAHNGADITASLNEMAKAQDAIVLMGETNPIEIRSASNTLDNAISGLTIELKQVHQTDASGNFIGGPLRVSVGQDNEAITESVQTFIDEYNALIDEIGKYTFGKSVGGEDDDDSGADVGVLAGDSALRSLSQRLRSELYEASPDGLRLSDIGIEVTRDGKLELNTTEFEEALSTQGDKVQNLFSAEGGLFDRLDSAIATHTATDGYLKNRQDSMEQNIQRVDDRMEQHDMRMEQVYNRYLAQFVRVEQLTLQMQQSSSLFY; from the coding sequence ATGATCAGTTCCGGGATTAACCCCGCCGATATGGCTTACCAGCTGATGTTGGCTGAGCGCACCCCCAAGGACCAACTGTTTGCCGTCCAGAAAGCTCAGTACGAGGCGCAGTTGGCGGCGTATAAGGCGATTGAGACCAAGCTCAATAGCTTTAGCGACAGCATGTCCGCCATCACGGATGACGCGTTCAGCAAAAAGGGCGTCACCGTGTCTGACGAGGAGATGGCCAACATCACCGCAGGCAGCGATGCCGCCAGCGGTGACTATGCGTTCTACGTTAAGCAGCTGGCCAGCGCTCATCAGTTGTCCTGGGAGTTCGATTCCATCGACGGCCCCCTGCCAGCGGGTGAGATCTCCCTGAGTGTCGGCGGCGAAACCATGACCCTCAACATGGCGGACTACGCGGACCTCAATGAGGTGCGTGACGCCATCAATAACTCCGACCTGAACCCCGGCGTACAGGCCTCTCTGGTCCAGAGCGGCGATAAAGTTCACCTGGTGTTGACCGGGGCCGAAACCGGTGAGGGCAATGCCATCTCCGTTGCCCACAACGGCGCTGACATTACCGCCTCACTGAATGAGATGGCCAAGGCTCAGGACGCCATCGTGCTGATGGGCGAAACCAATCCCATCGAGATCCGCTCCGCCTCCAACACCCTGGATAACGCCATTTCCGGCCTCACCATCGAGCTGAAACAGGTCCACCAGACCGACGCCAGCGGCAACTTTATCGGTGGTCCGCTGCGGGTCAGCGTGGGTCAGGATAACGAAGCGATCACCGAGTCGGTGCAGACCTTCATCGACGAATACAACGCCCTGATTGATGAGATCGGCAAGTACACCTTCGGCAAGTCTGTCGGCGGTGAGGATGATGATGACAGCGGCGCGGATGTTGGTGTGCTCGCTGGCGACAGCGCGTTGCGAAGCCTGAGCCAACGACTGCGCAGTGAGCTGTATGAAGCCTCTCCGGATGGCCTGCGCCTCTCCGACATCGGCATCGAGGTGACCCGCGACGGCAAGCTTGAGCTGAACACCACCGAATTCGAGGAAGCGCTTAGCACCCAGGGGGACAAGGTACAAAACCTGTTCTCCGCCGAGGGTGGCCTGTTTGACCGCCTGGATTCTGCCATCGCGACCCATACCGCCACTGACGGTTACCTGAAAAACCGTCAGGACTCGATGGAACAGAATATCCAGCGCGTCGATGACCGCATGGAACAACACGATATGCGCATGGAGCAGGTCTACAACCGCTACCTAGCGCAGTTCGTCCGGGTTGAGCAGCTGACTCTGCAGATGCAGCAGTCCAGCAGCCTCTTCTACTAA